The genome window CTCCCGACCCTGGGCTGGGACCATCTCTCATCTCCCATCTCCTAGGACAGGATCTAGGTGCAGGCTCAGGGAGCCCATGAAGATGATCTACAAATTGAATGAGCCCCTTCCCCAGCCATAATCTCTCCTGATTTAAAGGAgactattattatttacattgcCCGGAAGGGAAACAGGTTGCGCAGCAACAATCCGAGAGGTTGGGTCTCGAACCGAGGGATTTGGAGCTCTGAGTCGAACCCAGCCAGACGGAACTAGGACACCTCCGGGGACCAGGACGCGAAGGGGCGGTACGTGCAGACAGGAAGCCGTCTCTGCCCACAACCAAGATGGCGAAAGAGAGAGCGGATGTTTCCGCACTGCGGGCTGCCAaggcctctctttctctcctggcGGCCCAGCTCTCAATGATGGCAGTGGTCACGTGACGGGGGCGGGGGTGACGGCTCGTTTTGCACCTCTTGGAGGGAACCAGCTTCCCAGGCCGAGAGGGGAGGGGGCTTGCCTTCGGGCGGGTGAGGGGCGTGACATGTCGCTCGAAGATCCGTTTTTTGTAGTCCGAGGGTGAGTGACAGCGATGGGGGAGGACAGAGGGTGTGCTGTCCCCCTGCCAGCCAGTGCCCGCGTGCCATACGGAGCATGTCAGGCATTCTGGGCACCGCCGTCGGGATCGCCCCGTGGCCGTGTGGGAGGGGTACGCAGTGGGATATGAGGGTCTCCTGAGTCCCCATCTCGTTTGGGGGCGcagtggtgggagggaggacCGCCTGCCCCCAGCCGCGCCCGCTGTGCCCCTGCCCGCAGCGAGGTGCAGAAGGCGGTGAACACGGCCCGCGGGCTTTACCAGCGGTGGTGCGAGCTTCTGCATGAGGGCGCGGCGGTCGGACGCGAGGAGCTGGACTGGACGACCAATGAGCTGAGGAATGGCCTGCGCAGCATCGAGTGGGACCTCGAGGACCTGGAGGAGACCATCGatatcctgggggtgggggggggttggAGGGCGGCATGGGAGAACCCATTGAAGTGGCAGTGGGCCGTGGGAGCCAGCCCTCGGGGAGGCTGGACACCTAGGAGGTGTTTGAGGGCTTTGAGGCAGAGGAGGGCGTTCTGTCGGGCTCTGGCCTTGACTCTTGACTCGCGGCTTACGCATAGTGGAAGCCAACCCAGGCAAGTTCAAGCTCCCAGCTGGAGACCTGCAGGAGAGAAAGGTGTTTGTGGAGAGGATGCGGGAAGCAGTCCAGGTGAAGAGAGTTTccagtggggtgagggtggggaggttGGGGTATCATTACTCTCTGATGCTGTCCTTACCCCTAGGAAATGAAGGACCATATGGTCAGCCCCGCAGCCATAGCCTTCATGGAGAGGAATAATAGAGAGGTAAAGGCATCCCGACCCAGTATCCTCACCCCCTGTCTCTCGGGGTGACCCTCCCCTTGGAGTGCAAGCCACCCTCTGTGTCAGTGCTCATCTTCTCTGTGCACAGTTGTCTCCATGCTGTCTACCCGCTTGCTCTTTCTGGATGTGAGCTCCTTCTGTGTGTATAATCTCTTCTGCCTTCTCCTGTGGGTCTATACTGGTTTCCtgtcggggggcggggggtggtggcctatctcctttcttttttttttttttagctctctgTGTTACTGTTTTCAGGATTTGATGCTTACCTTTTTAATCTGTGTAtgcacttgacctctctgaacttGACCTCTGAGTGGATCCCCACCTGCCTTGTGCATGCACACCATTTTCCTCTGTGGGTGTGCGTGCCCCACGTGTGTACCCACTCATGCCTTTTGTGCGCAGTCTCTCTGCTGCCTCTGTCTGTACACCTTTTTCCTCTGTGTTGTGTGTTCGTTCTTGCATGTTGTAAACAGCAGCCTCACCCATTAAACCCACATGGGGTCTGGGAGGGTGGAGGGCTGAGGTCTGCAGCAGCTTGGAGTCCTATAGCAGGGTCCACATGCCTTCCATGTGTGCTGCTTTGGGTATTAAAGTTCAATTCTTAAATACATGTGTTTATAGGATAATAAGTGTTCTCCCTGGATTAATTCATTAAATCCTTATTCCATTCTCAGGAAACAGGAATTATagctctccccattttacagatgaggaaactgaggcacagggaagtcAAGTGATATGGCCTCGGGGTCACCTTGCTAGTAAGTGGTGGCTCTGAGGAACCCAGGCCGTCCCACTCCAGAGACTGCCTTCCTGACAAACCACCATCTAAATTTGCCACAAACCTTGTCTGTCTCTGCCGTGAGTGGGCGACCCTCCCTGAGCCTGTGGTCTTGGCCTCCACAGATGCTGACAGGCAAGCCAGCCACCCTGAAGTCAACCAGCGACTTGCTGGACGCCAGTGTGGTCTCAACCACCTCTCGCTACATTGAAGAGCagcaggccacacagcaggtgtGTGTGGGTGGCTGGAGGCCCCGGGCTGGAGGAGCCTTCAGGCAGCTCAGGGCTCCCTGCCGACCGCAGTTCCCACCCCTCCAACCTGCAGCTGATCATGGACCAGCAGGACCAACAACTGGAAATGGTGTCTGGGAGTATCCAGGTTCTGAAACACATGTCCGGCCGCATCGGGGAGGAGCTAAATGAGCAGGGCATGTGAGGCCAGGACCCCAGGGGTGGGCCAGGAACCCTTGGCTGGCTGCACTGGTGTGCACAGACCCCCCAGGGGCTGATTACCTCCTGATCTCGGCAGTATGCTGGACACCTTTGCTCATGAGATGGACCACACCCAGTCCCGGATGGATGGGGTCCTCAGGAAGATGGCCAAAGTATCCCACATGACCAGTGGTGAGTCccgtggaggtggggggagggggaattcggcagtggggggagggggttgtgggTGGTGCTGCCTCCCCTCTGTGAACTCTGACCCTCTTGCTCCCAGACCGCCGACAGTGGTGTGCCATTGTGGTGCTGCTGGGGGTGCTTCTCCTGGCCCTCATCctgttcttctctctctgatCCTGGTCCTCCCCAGGAAGCTGGTCCCTCCAGCTGGGGGGCTCAGCAGAGCCTTGccccctgggaggagggggatCATGCCTGGGGAGCTGTCCCAAGGCTTCATCCAGAGCCAGTAGGACCCTCATGGCCCTGGGTGGGAGCCCCCACCACTGGTTCTGTCTCAAGTGCGCTTAGGGGGTGGTGGAGGTAGGGGGACCTCAGACAcgcccctccccatctctccttcCCGTGCCCCAAAGCCATCGCTTTGCCCGTGTGCCTTCTACATGTGTCAACTTGGAAATAAAATCCCAGcctttgttatatacatttgtatcGTATGATGTGTCGATCTGAACTTGTGGCTGTCCCTGAATGGGAGCTCCTGTTCTAAGCCCCCTGCTTGCACACGCTGGGGcgaagtgtgcatgtgtgtgttaaGGATTTCAATGGTTGATATTTGGTGCAGAAAAGACTGTTCTGGTTTATTTCTTGGATTTCATGATGGATAATTTTATTACCATCGAAATTCCAAACACTGATTCTTCTTGAGCTTTTGAAGTTCAGCCTAAACGTCTTTTGCTTGTTCTTTGTCTAAGGTAGGTAGGTGAGTCCCTTAGCTGTGGAACTGAGCTGTCACTTCCGAGGGGCCTCTGAGTACCACTAGGCTCCCTCATACACCTGGTCACTCTAACAAGAAAGCATTTGTAAATTTAAGGGCTTTGCCATAGAGCCTTCCTGAGTAGGAGAAATGATTCCTATAAGCCAGGTAAACTTGTAAGTGCTGTGAATCTTAACTTACTGTCTTACATGTTTCCGTCTTGAGCATTATGTAATCAGGCATCAGGCCCACCCTTCTCAGTCACTCATTTATACATTGTAAAGTGCTCTGACAAGGATGTCTGTCATTCCATTAGGCTGATTTGTCAAAGAGAACCAAATAtgttcagattatttttttttggtcgcaccatgtggcttttgggatcttaattccccgatcagggatcgaacccaggccgcctgcagtggaagcgtagagccctaaccactggaccgccagggaattctgctctcccccccccacacacacttattttttaaatgcaaaaccaCTACCACTAATGCTGTGGTTCAGGTTGTCTTGATCCATTCTACACTTGGTTCTAAGTCTTCCTGGGGTTAAAAAGATGTGCTTCTGGGAGTCTGACAGTGTTTCCACCTACCTGGGCTTGCCTACATGTTAAGACAGGCAGACTTCCTGTTACTTGAAGTGACTCTGGACCAGAGTCACCTGAGGATTTTTGTTGATGCTGCTGTTGGCTCCCCCAAACCCCTGCTTTCTGTTGGTTGAAGCTGGGCTTCAGGACTCCAGAGGGGGCTGGTCTTACTGAAGCATGCCCAAGTCACCCTGTGAATTGAGTCACCCTCAATCATCTGCCCCAAGGAAGTCTGGAGCTCCCTCCAATCATCATGGGGTGGTGAGACCTGGACTGGGCGGAGATGAAACCCCTTGTCCACCTCCCCAGCAAAGATCTTTTGATTTGATGGAATCCCTAAGGTCTGTCAGTTGTCTTCCCACACTGCTTGAGATACCTCTGAATCAATGGGACCCTAGGGCACGTTGCATCTTTTCTGTTTCGGTTGTTAGAACATTTTCCCACTCATATCCTCAGGGCCCTACAGctcttccagttttttttgttttttggccaccctgcacagcatgtgggatcttagttccctgaccaacccgtgccacctgcagtggaagtgcagagtcttaaccactggaccaccagggaagtccctcttccagGTATTTTAAACAACCACCGGCTGATTTTAGGCTTGCCATCCCGACTTTAGTGTTCCTTCTGACTTTAGTGCTCCTTCCAGACGCAGTGGCTCGGGACGGGGCGAAGGGTGTGGGCTTACGTTCAGGACACGTTTCTGGGGCTGGGAGTGTCAAATACCATGGAAGGGCAGCAAGTGGATCTGTAATACAGATAATTCCATGGAGCAGCTGGCCTTCTAGCTTTGGAGGGGCTCCCGTGGGACGCCCATGCAGGATTTAGGGCCCACACGTGTGAAGGAAGAGCCTAGGGAGGGTGTTGTTTGTACATATTGGGGCAACCTGGAAGCTGCTGGAAGCTGTTTTCCCACCTAAAGAGGGCCCTCCCCTCAGGCCGACATTCTGAGGCATGACGTTTGGCATGGCCGTTCTGAGCACACCCCAAGCCGGGCCCCCACTGCATTTGTCAGTGTGAAGCCCTGGGGAATGGGGATGTCGCTCTGCGGAAGGAGGGGGGCCCACCACCCCGCGCCCCCAGTGAGCAGCTTGCAGCAGGGCTGTTACAAAGGCGTTTAGTTTATTCTCCTCATCAGTATCACTGATATTCTCATGGTTCACATTTCCCAGTGCGGCTCCTCTTCTTACAGTAGTTAATGTGCAATCTCACTTATGGGCCCGGGGAGGAGGGGCTcggcccagggcagggagggtgtTGGCACTCCACGCGGACAGGGCGGGTGGTCTGTCCTGCGTGAAAGAGACGTGGGTGAATGGGCGGccgggggaggtggaggggggcccCCATAGTCTTTTTTGCGTTGGTCGGTGATCCTCCATTCATGTTCCTTCCTGGCTgccccggggggtgggggggttgtggGGTCCATGCAgctcagggcagggcagggccaggggaAGGGAAAGCAGGAAAAGCAGCAGGCCGCCCAAGAACGGGGAGGGCAGGGCGGGAGGGCGCAGGGGTGGCTCCTGGGGTAAGGCACAACCCTGTCTTTGGCTCTCCTGGTGAGGAGTTTCCTCCCCTgcgcccctgcccagcccctctcccccgccccctccccagacctATACACACAGTCCAGGGAGCCAGGGGCACCTCCTGGAGTCCCTGAAACAAGAGGGCTCTGCCACCCAACCCAGTGCTGCAGGGGCTCGGAGGAGGGACGGGGCAAGCCCCACCCGAGGACAAGGCGAGGAGGGGCTTGACAGGGGCCTGCCCAGgacaagggggtggggagggagaagaccCCAGTCCCAGAGAGCTGGCCCCCGCTGAGGCCTGGAAGGAGGGGAGCGCCCGGGGACTCCTGCTTCCTTTGGGGTCTGGCTGGAGCCCCAGCCCACCCTCGGCCTTGGTCGGCCCGGCAGCTTGCCGAGTGACCAGGATGTTGTGCTTTGGGATCTACGCTGGGGTGGGGTGTCGAGGCCAGGatgagggggcaggggaggtgcGACTAAGGTGCTTGTGCTTTAGCTGGGGCTGTCGACTCCCCCCCCACGCACTCGGACCGGCTGAGGGCTAAGGTACTGGGGCTGGGCCAGGAAAGCAGAGCGCCAGGGCCCCGCTGGTCTgaccccatccccactcccacccccaccccccggcccctgGCAGCAAGCAGATGTCAGGAAGGACCCGCTCCCCGCAGGCTGGCAGGGGTGCCTGGGGGGGCGGGCAGGCCTCCAGGTCAGATCCCAGTGGTCCAGCTGGCCACCACCCCACCTCCTGTAATCCCCTTGCCTTTGGAAAGAGAGAGGCTGCTGGGAGCAACGGGCTAGTCAGACTGCGGGGGAGACAGAGGTGGTGAGAACCAGGGCTAGAGACAAAAATGTGAAATTGCAAAGAAACGGACACCCAgcctgtgtggggaggggtgcgCGGGGGGGGGgagagttaaaaaaacaaaaagaaccctcCGAGTTTACATGtagaactcaaaaaaaaaacacaaaaccactcGTGGAGCTAGGCCAAGGATAGAAAGAGAGGAATGGTAAAAGAAGATTCTGCAAACAATCTTTAACCATGAAGCGGACCCGGCCCTGCCAGGAGCTGGACTCAGCCAACCGGACAAACCAGGGACACCCTTGCAATGTAGCCCTTGGGGGGGAGGCCCTGGGGTTAAGTGTGAGCCGGCCAGACCCACGGGAGCCCAGGCAGAGCGGGGCCTGGGGGGCCCCCCCCTCGGCAACGCGCGCCCCCACTCCACACACACGCGCACATTCAGCCTGCCCCTGGCTCCCCACTCCGTCCTGCCTTCCACAGCCCCGAGGACCGAAGGGGACATCAGACACGGTCCCGttggtttgaaaaataaaaggaatcttaTACTTCAATATTTCATTagctaaaaaaatgttttaaaaagtatgtacagggggtgggggctgggagccctgccgtcgggggtgggggtgggggaagggagggaaaggcagCAGCACCCCCCAGCCTGCTCCcctgggttccacccctggtcctACTGCCTCTCACGTCTTCATCTGTTTAAAAGCAAAACTTctacacacgcacgcgcacacacacacacgcacacccataCGCTTC of Delphinus delphis chromosome 3, mDelDel1.2, whole genome shotgun sequence contains these proteins:
- the STX10 gene encoding syntaxin-10 isoform X1; the protein is MSLEDPFFVVRGEVQKAVNTARGLYQRWCELLHEGAAVGREELDWTTNELRNGLRSIEWDLEDLEETIGIVEANPGKFKLPAGDLQERKVFVERMREAVQEMKDHMVSPAAIAFMERNNREMLTGKPATLKSTSDLLDASVVSTTSRYIEEQQATQQLIMDQQDQQLEMVSGSIQVLKHMSGRIGEELNEQGIMLDTFAHEMDHTQSRMDGVLRKMAKVSHMTSDRRQWCAIVVLLGVLLLALILFFSL
- the STX10 gene encoding syntaxin-10 isoform X3, with the protein product MSLEDPFFVVRGEVQKAVNTARGLYQRWCELLHEGAAVGREELDWTTNELRNGLRSIEWDLEDLEETIGIVEANPGKFKLPAGDLQERKVFVERMREAVQEMKDHMVSPAAIAFMERNNREMLTGKPATLKSTSDLLDASVVSTTSRYIEEQQATQQLIMDQQDQQLEMVSGSIQVLKHMSGRIGEELNEQVCWTPLLMRWTTPSPGWMGSSGRWPKYPT
- the STX10 gene encoding syntaxin-10 isoform X2; the protein is MSLEDPFFVVRGEVQKAVNTARGLYQRWCELLHEGAAVGREELDWTTNELRNGLRSIEWDLEDLEETIGIVEANPGKFKLPAGDLQERKVFVERMREAVQMLTGKPATLKSTSDLLDASVVSTTSRYIEEQQATQQLIMDQQDQQLEMVSGSIQVLKHMSGRIGEELNEQGIMLDTFAHEMDHTQSRMDGVLRKMAKVSHMTSDRRQWCAIVVLLGVLLLALILFFSL